DNA from Leptospira harrisiae:
TTGCGAAATGTATCCGCCCTCTTCCTGTTGTCAAAGAAAAAGACGGAGTCATTTACGATGCGTTTTCAGACGTAGAACAAAGATACCGCATGCGTTATGTAGACTTGGTAGTGAACGAACATGTAAGGGAAACATTTAAAATGCGTTCTCGTATCATTTCAGAAATTCGTAAATTTTTAACGAATGAAGGATTTTTGGAAGTTGAAACTCCTATGATGCAACCGATTGCTGGTGGTGCTGCGGCAAGGCCATTTGTTACCCACCACAACACACTCGATATGGAACTATTTTTACGAATAGCTCCTGAGCTTTATTTGAAACGACTGATTGTTGGTGGAATGGATCGAGTGTTTGAACTCAACAGAAACTTTCGTAACGAAGGAATCTCCACAAAACACAATCCAGAATTTACCATGATGGAAGCCTATATGGCCTTTGGCGATATGGAAACGATGTTGTCTCTCACAGAGCGAATGATCGTTTCTGTTGCCGAGTCCATTGGAAAAGGTTTAAAGTTTGCTTACGGAAAAGATCAAATTGATCTCTCGGCTCCATGGAAACGAGTAAAATACATAGATATCATTAAAGAATACTCAGGAATTGATTTTAGTCAAATCACTGAACTAAAGGATGCGATTGCACAAGCAAAAGCCAAAGGAGTGGATTCTTCTGATTCTGTTTCCATTTGGAAAGTATGTGACGATGTTTTTAGTTCTCTAGTAGAACCTCACCTCATCCAACCAATCTTTATCACTGATTTTCCAAAGGAACTTTCACCATTGGCGAAATCGGGAGAGAACGATCCAAAATATGTGGAACGATTTGAACCTTATGTGGCAGGACGCGAAATTGGAAACGCATTTACTGAGTTAAATGATCCATTCGACCAAAGAGAACGGTTTGAAGAACAAGTGAAACAAAGAGAAGCCGGAGACGACGAAGCTTTTATGATGGATGACGATTATATCCGCGCACTTGAATACGGACTTCCACCCACAGGTGGCCTTGGGATAGGAATTGACAGGCTTGTCATGTTACTCACTGACTCACATTCGATCCGTGATACGATCCTATTCCCACTCATGAGACCGGAATAGAATCGCAGGCAAAAATTAAAAAAATGAAACTATGGGGCTTTATCGCTTAAAACTTTTAGCGATAAAGTTTTAGAGCATAAAAAAAGCCTCC
Protein-coding regions in this window:
- the lysS gene encoding lysine--tRNA ligase, which codes for MKDSNELIEQRIQKINDLKAKGINPYPLRFFPNADSKSLIAGFDPNQTEKKSFKLGGRLHAKRVMGKASFAHLKDAEGLIQLYATRDDLGEENYSLFKSLDLGDWIGIEGWLFQTQKGETTLHLTSVQLLAKCIRPLPVVKEKDGVIYDAFSDVEQRYRMRYVDLVVNEHVRETFKMRSRIISEIRKFLTNEGFLEVETPMMQPIAGGAAARPFVTHHNTLDMELFLRIAPELYLKRLIVGGMDRVFELNRNFRNEGISTKHNPEFTMMEAYMAFGDMETMLSLTERMIVSVAESIGKGLKFAYGKDQIDLSAPWKRVKYIDIIKEYSGIDFSQITELKDAIAQAKAKGVDSSDSVSIWKVCDDVFSSLVEPHLIQPIFITDFPKELSPLAKSGENDPKYVERFEPYVAGREIGNAFTELNDPFDQRERFEEQVKQREAGDDEAFMMDDDYIRALEYGLPPTGGLGIGIDRLVMLLTDSHSIRDTILFPLMRPE